The following are encoded together in the Penicillium digitatum chromosome 3, complete sequence genome:
- a CDS encoding Pantoate--beta-alanine ligase, whose protein sequence is MSRLVNGARSFSTTTSSLLADATAASQSVRQPASFQVFRDVPSIRGLRHQLLLKDRSVGFVPTMGALHEGHLSLIRQAARENTDIFVSIFVNPTQFGVTEDLSSYPRTWDADVEKLENLNEELERLRENSANSGRITAIFAPTTKVMYPGLPPSSEVDGCGSFVTITPLSTKLEGGSRPVFFRGVTTVCMKLFNITTPDRIYFGQKDVQQTVVIKRMVEDFHVGTELRIIETTREHDGLALSSRNVYLGDRRRTVGLTIYKALKAAEEVYLNGNNSRADILGAARNVTDNVLSEQKSLSPSERALYEVDYISLADPDTLDELEVVDPVKGAVLSTAFKMAPLEESKQGEDCGLGDGKVPVRLIDNLIFGPRP, encoded by the exons ATGTCTCGCTTGGTGAATGGTGCAAGATCGTTTTCGA CGACAACTTCGTCCCTCTTGGCCGACGCGACCGCCGCTTCGCAATCTGTTCGTCAACCAGCCAGCTTTCAAGTCTTTCGCGATGTTCCCTCAATCCGGGGACTCCGGCATCAATTGTTGTTAAAGGACCGGAGTGTAGGCTTCGTTCCTACCATGGGCGCACTTCATGAGGGCCATCTCTCCCTAATTCGACAAGCTGCTCGGGAGAATACAGATATTTTTGTCAGCATCTTCGTCAATCCCACACAATTCGGCGTCACAGAGGATTTGTCCAGCTATCCCCGCACCTGGGATGCTGATGTTGAGAAATTAGAAAATCTGAATGAAGAGCTCGAGCGGCTGAGAGAAAACAGCGCAAATTCCGGGCGCATCACTGCCATTTTCGCGCCGACTACGAAGGTCATGTACCCCGGTCTGCCCCCTTCGTCAGAGGTTGATGGATGCGGCTCATTTGTCACAATCACCCCATTGTCCACTAAACTGGAGGGCGGCTCTCGTCCGGTTTTCTTCCGGGGTGTAACGACGGTTTGCATGAAGCTCTTCAATATTACAACCCCCGACCGTATCTACTTTGGCCAGAAAGATGTGCAACAGACTGTGGTAATCAAACGCATGGTAGAGGATTTCCATGTTGGCACCGAATTGCGAATTATTGAAACTACACGTGAACATGACGGCCTGGCGCTGAGCTCGCGGAATGTCTACCTGGGCGACAGGAGACGAACCGTCGGGCTCACTATCTACAAGGCGCTGAAAGCCGCCGAAGAAGTATACTTGAATGGCAATAACAGTCGGGCAGATATCCTTGGGGCTGCGCGTAATGTGACGGATAATGTTCTTTCCGAACAAAAATCTCTCTCTCCATCTGAGAGAGCACTTTACGAGGTCGACTACATTTCTCTCGCCGATCCTGATACCCTTGACGAGCTTGAAGTTGTCGATCCGGTTAAGGGCGCAGTTTTGAGTACCGCATTCAAGATGGCACCGCTGGAGGAGTCCAAGCAAGGCGAAGACTGTGGATTGGGCGATGGGAAGGTCCCCGTGCGACTCATTGACAACCTCATTTTTGGTCCTCGTCCTTGA